In a genomic window of Callospermophilus lateralis isolate mCalLat2 chromosome 12, mCalLat2.hap1, whole genome shotgun sequence:
- the Ipo5 gene encoding importin-5, with protein sequence MAAAAAEQQQFYLLLGNLLSPDNVVRKQAEETYENIPGQSKITFLLQAIRNTTAAEEARQMAAVLLRRLLSSAFDEVYPTLPSDVQTAIKSELLMIIQMETQSSMRKKICDIAAELARNLIDEDGNNQWPEGLKFLFDSVSSQNMGLREAALHIFWNFPGIFGNQQQHYLDVIKRMLVQCMQDQEHPSIRTLSARATAAFILANEHNVALFKHFADLLPGFLQAVNDSCYQNDDSVLKSLVEIADTVPKYLRPHLEATLQLSLKLCGDTSLNNMQRQLALEVIVTLSETAAAMLRKHTNIVAQTIPQMLAMMVDLEEDEDWANADELEDDDFDSNAVAGESALDRMACGLGGKLVLPMIKEHIMQMLQNPDWKYRHAGLMALSAIGEGCHQQMEGILNEIVNFVLLFLQDPHPRVRYAACNAVGQMATDFAPGFQKKFHEKVIAALLQTMEDQGNQRVQAHAAAALINFTEDCPKSLLIPYLDNLVKHLHSIMVLKLQELIQKGTKLVLEQVVTSIASVADTAEEKFVPYYDLFMPSLKHIVENAVQKELRLLRGKTIECISLIGLAVGKEKFMQDASDVMQLLLKTQTDFNDMEDDDPQISYMISAWARMCKILGKEFQQYLPVVMGPLMKTASIKPEVALLDTQDMENMSDDDGWEFVNLGDQQSFGIKTAGLEEKSTACQMLVCYAKELKEGFVEYTEQVVKLMVPLLKFYFHDGVRVAAAESMPLLLECARVRGPEYLTQMWHFMCDALIKAIGTEPDSDVLSEIMHSFAKCIEVMGDGCLNNEHFEELGGILKAKLEEHFKNQELRQVKRQDEDYDEQVEESLQDEDDNDVYILTKVSDILHSIFSSYKEKVLPWFEQFLPLIVNLICPHRPWPDRQWGLCIFDDVIEHCSPASFKYAEYFLRPMLQYVCDNSPEVRQAAAYGLGVMAQYGGDNYRPFCTEALPLLVRVIQSADSKTKENVNATENCISAVGKIMKFKPDCVNVEEVLPHWLSWLPLHEDKEEAVQTFNYLCDLIESNHPIVLGPNNTNLPKIFSIIAEGELHEAIKHEDPCAKRLANVVRQVQTSGGLWTECIAQLSPEQQAAIQELLNSA encoded by the exons GAAACCTATGAAAATATTCCAGGTCAGTCAAAGATCACGTTCCTCTTACAAGCCATCAGAAATACAACAGCTGCTGAGGAG GCTAGACAAATGGCTGCTGTACTCCTAAGACGTCTTTTGTCCTCTGCATTTGATGAAGTCTATCCAACTCTTCCATCAGATGTTCAGACTGCCATCAAGAGTGAACtactgatgattattcagatggaaACACAGTCTAGCATGAGGAAAAAAATTTGTGACATTGCTGCAGAATTGGCCAGGAATTTAATAG atGAGGATGGCAACAACCAGTGGCCTGAAGGTTTGAAGTTCCTTTTCGATTCAGTAAGCTCTCAAAATATGGGACTGCGGGAAGCTGCCCTTCACATATTCTG GAACTTCCCTGGAATTTTTGGGAACCAGCAGCAGCACTATTTAGACGTCATCAAACGGATGTTAGTTCAGTGTATGCAAGATCAGGAACATCCATCG ATCAGGACATTATCTGCTAGAGCTACTGCTGCGTTCATACTTGCAAATGAGCATAATGTTGCTCTGTTCAAACATTTTGCAGATTTGTTACCTGGATTCTTACAG GCTGTAAATGATTCGTGCTACCAGAATGATGATTCAGTCTTAAAGTCTCTTGTTGAGATTGCAGATACCGTTCCAAAGTATTTGCGTCctcacttggaagcaactctacAGCTAAGTCTAAAG TTATGTGGAGACACAAGCCTCAACAACATGCAGCGCCAGCTTGCCCTTGAAGTGATCGTGACACTCTCAGAGACTGCAGCTGCTATGTTAAGAAAACACACTAATATTGTTGCTCAGACAA TTCCTCAGATGTTAGCAATGATGGTTGATCTCGAAGAAGATGAGGACTGGGCAAATGCTGATGAACTAGAAGATGATGATTTTGATAG CAATGCAGTTGCTGGTGAGAGCGCTTTAGACCGGATGGCTTGTGGACTTGGTGGAAAGCTTGTTCTGCCAATGATCAAGGAACACATTATGCAAATGCTTCAAAACC CTGACTGGAAATACCGGCATGCAGGATTGATGGCCTTATCTGCAATTGGCGAAGGGTGCCACCAGCAAATGGAAGGAATTCTAAATGAGATAgtaaattttgttttgcttttccttcAAGATCCT CATCCAAGAGTAAGATATGCTGCCTGCAATGCTGTGGGACAGATGGCTACAGATTTTGCACCTGGTTTCCAAAAGAAATTTCATGAAAAG GTGATTGCAGCTTTGCTCCAGACCATGGAAGACCAAGGCAACCAACGGGTACAGGCCCATGCAGCTGCTGCTCTCATAAACTTTACTGAAGACTGTCCCAAGTCTCTACTTATTCCATACTTAGATAATTTAGTGAAACATCTGCACTCTATTATGGTACTTAAACTTCAAGAG TTGATTCAGAAAGGTACCAAATTAGTTTTGGAACAAGTTGTGACATCCATTGCATCAGTTGCAGATACTGCAGAAGAAAAGTTTGTCCCCTACTATGATTTATTTATGCCATCACTGAAGCACATTGTTGAGAATGCAGTTCAAAAGGAACTCAGACTTTTGAGAGGGAAAACTATTGAATGCATCAGTCTCATTGGCCTGGCAGTTGGGAAGGAAAAA TTCATGCAGGATGCCTCAGATGTGATGCAGCTATTGTTGAAGACTCAGACAGATTTCAatgatatggaagatgatgatccTCAG atctctTACATGATCTCAGCATGGGCCAGAATGTGCAAAATCCTTGGGAAAGAATTTCAGCAATACCTTCCCGTGGTTATGGGGCCTTTAATGAAGACAGCTTCAATTAAGCCTGAAGTAGCCCTTTTAGATA CCCAAGACATGGAGAATATGAGTGATGATGATGGTTGGGAATTTGTGAACCTTGGAGATCAGCAAAGTTTTGGTATTAAAACGGCAGGACTGGAAGAAAAATCAACTGCTTGCCAGATGTTG GTTTGCTACGCCAAGGAATTAAAAGAAGGTTTTGTGGAATACACCGAACAGGTTGTCAAGCTGATGGTCCCTTTACTGAAATTTTATTTCCATGATG GTGTTCGTGTGGCAGCAGCGGAGTCCATGCCTCTTCTCCTGGAGTGTGCACGGGTTCGGGGTCCTGAGTACCTCACCCAAATGTGGCATTTCATGTGTGATGCTCTAATCAAGGCCATTGGCACAGAACCAGATTCTGACGTCCTCTCAGAAATAATGCATTCTTTTGCAAAg TGCATTGAAGTAATGGGAGATGGATGCCTAAATAATGAACACTTTGAAGAACTGGGGGGTATACTGAAAGCAAAACTtgaagaacattttaaaaatcaagaattgCGGCAAG TTAAAAGACAAGATGAAGACTATGATGAACAGGTTGAAGAGTCACTACAAGATGAG gaTGATAATGATGTTTATATTCTGACCAAAGTGTCAGATATTTTACACTCAATATTCAGCAGCTACAAGGAAAAGGTGTTACCATGGTTTGAACAGTTTCTTCCATTAATTGTCAACCTAATT TGTCCACATAGACCATGGCCAGACAGACAATGGGGATTGTGCATCTTTGATGATGTCATAGAACATTGTAGTCCAGCTTCATTTAAGTATGCAGAATATTTCTTAAGGCCAATGCTCCAATATGTATGTGACAACAGCCCAGAAGTCAGGCAAGCAGCAGCATATGGCCTGGGAGTCATGGCACAGTATGGTGGAGATAACTATCGCCCTTTTTGTACAG AAGCACTACCGCTGCTTGTAAGAGTTATTCAGTCTGCAGATTCTAAGACCAAAGAAAATGTGAACGCTACTGAGAACTGCATCTCAGCTGTAGGGAAAATTATGAAGTTCAAGCCTGACTGTGTAAACGTTGAAGAAGTCCTTCCACATTGGTTGTCTTGGCTTCCACTACATGAAGATAAAGAAGAAGCTGTTCAGACTTTTAATTATCTCTGTGACCTGATCGAAAG taATCACCCAATTGTTCTTGGCCCAAACAATACCAATCTGCCCAAAATATTCAGTATAATTGCAGAAGGAGAATTGCATGAGGCCATAAAACATGAAGATCCTTGTGCCAAACGTTTGGCTAATGTAGTTCGCCAAGTACAG ACTTCTGGAGGATTGTGGACTGAATGCATAGCACAGCTCAGTCCCGAGCAGCAGGCAGCCATACAGGAGCTCCTGAACTCTGCTTGA